The following are encoded together in the Oncorhynchus masou masou isolate Uvic2021 chromosome 5, UVic_Omas_1.1, whole genome shotgun sequence genome:
- the LOC135538808 gene encoding group XIIB secretory phospholipase A2-like protein isoform X1 has translation MTHWASLALLLVLGLSIQGTLSQDAEEPAPVDPSQAPVDPSQAEDEDEWGLNSVRGGFEAVNGYFDSMLELMGGRDGVCQYRCRYGKAALPRPDYQMQEPNGCSSYFLGLPVPNSVDLGIPAMTKCCNQLDMCYDTCGSNKYRCDSKFRWCLHSICSDLKKSLGFMSKVEACETVADTLFNTVWTLGCRPYMNSQREACLCEGEERDEL, from the exons ATGACACACTGGGCCTCCCTTGCTCTCCTTCTGGTTTTGGGCCTCTCCATCCAGGGGACCCTCTCCCAGGACGCTGAGGAACCTGCACCAGTGGACCCAAGCCAGGCCCCTGTCGACCCCTCCCAGGCAGAGGATGAGGACGAGTGGGGACTGAACTCCGTTAGGGGAGGATTTGAAGCCGTCAATGGATACTTTGACTCCATGCTGGAGCTTATGGGCGGACGCGATGGAGTGTGCCAGTACCGCTGTCGATATG GTAAAGCTGCTCTTCCTCGCCCTGACTACCAGATGCAGGAGCCCAACGGATGCAGCTCCTACTTCCTAGGCCTTCCGGTACCCAATAGT GTTGATCTGGGTATCCCTGCCATGACTAAGTGCTGCAACCAGCTGGATATGTGTTACGACACCTGCGGCTCCAACAAGTACCGCTGCGACTCCAAGTTCCGCTGGTGTCTCCACAGCATCTGCTCTGACCTCAAGAAGAGCCTGGGCTTCATGTCAAAGGTCGAAG CCTGTGAGACGGTAGCTGACACCCTGTTCAACACAGTCTGGACTCTGGGCTGCAGGCCCTACATGAATAGCCAGAGGGAAGCCTGCCtctgtgaaggagaggagagggatgagctTTAA
- the LOC135538771 gene encoding mucin-2-like isoform X3 translates to MTKEFKDQNALEIDGRLICRHFLRGKCIKGDDCQLEHALDVNYSINEVCKFYVQGSCSKGESCIYMHKRFPLQVLPYLREVLPRRPVQALKRDKDIEELAKNDKSISMEEPVATKESATAEETKPGIDIFLNPLRPNFYNSSCPSEPHAEECTTVYQNEVSAEVVEKEIAPPTASVWSPDPPQNSGFKEPVSYSVEAVLGSHRPLDKPFRSFFAASISQTSQTQPDPPTTTLVPPDSSHPRDPPLNSICSKRNVPYSVEAVLGFQKPEEKPFTLSTQIQSDPPSTTLVSPDPISLSDPRLNKRQASYSVEAFSTAQKPVKNPFCSLFAGTISQTSTTPLIQNSANSPINTPGCKGLASYSVKAVLKSHKPVDNPVRSLVAGPITQFSRHPDIQTQLDRPSTTLNPPDSIRPPDPPSVYKRPAYYSSKAVLGSPKPLKPSFSSLFAGPISQKSPQPPTQTQPDSPSAIFGPSDSAPHAGCKRPASYYVTSVLEPEKPVENPFCSLFAGIISQTTLDPPAHSQNSPGCKAPASNKPMEKPFLSLFAGPISQTNLPDRCNQIPPELQLVPQTPLGLLSLSQSAGDGHSPLRLSVSPRSPWKNHSVASLPAPSHRPPLPANPTQTQPHPPRNFTGCNRPASDSVEAMLETQKPVGKPISQTTLPDPPTQTRPYPPIVEPKPEVPDPTPLTAIHNPFCSEDPLPTPEPMPP, encoded by the exons ATGACAAAGGAATTCAAAGACCAGAATGCTTTGGAGATTGACGGAAGGTTAATCTGTCGACATTTCCTCAGGGGAAAGTGCATAAAG GGTGATGACTGCCAGCTAGAACATGCTCTGGATGTCAACTACTCGATCAACGAAGTGTGTAAATTCTACGTCCAGGGATCCTGTTCGAAAGGAGAGAGCTGCATATACATGCACA AGAGGTTTCCCCTGCAAGTGCTTCCATACTTAAGAGAAGTGCTACCAAGGAGACCAGTGCAG GCATTGAAGAGGGACAAGGACATTGAGGAACTGGCTAAAAACGACAAGTCAATCAGCATGGAGGAGCCAGTGGCCACAAAGGAGTCGGCGACAGCTGAGGAGACAAAGCCTGGCATTGACATATTCCTGAATCCTCTTAG GCCAAACTTTTACAACAGCTCATGCCCCTCTGAGCCACATGCTGAGGAATGTACCACCGTGTATCAGAATGAAGTGTCAGCTGAGGTCGTGGAGAAAGAAATTGCCCCTCCTACAGCGTCCGTTTGGTCTCCTGATCCTCCCCAAAACTCTGGCTTTAAGGAACCGGTTTCTTATTCAGTTGAGGCTGTGCTTGGGTCCCATAGGCCCCTGGATAAACCCTTCCGGAGCTTCTTTGCAGCCTCTATCAGCCAGACCTCACAGACCCAACCAGATCCCCCCACAACTACATTAGTTCCTCCAGACTCTAGCCACCCTCGTGATCCACCCCTAAACTCTATATGCAGCAAGAGAAATGTTCCTTATTCAGTTGAAGCTGTGCTTGGATTCCAGAAGCCTGAAGAAAAACCCTTCACACTCTCCACACAGATCCAATCAGATCCCCCCAGCACTACATTAGTTTCTCCAGACCCAATTAGTTTGTCTGATCCTCGTCTAAATAAGAGGCAGGCTTCTTATTCAGTTGAGGCTTTCTCTACGGCCCAGAAGCCAGTGAAAAACCCCTTTTGCAGTCTCTTTGCAGGCACGATCAGCCAGACCTCCACTACACCTCTCATACAGAACTCTGCTAATTCACCCATCAACACCCCAGGATGTAAGGGACTAGCTTCGTATTCAGTTAAGGCTGTTCTAAAGTCCCACAAGCCTGTGGATAACCCCGTCCGCAGCCTCGTTGCAGGCCCCATCACCCAGTTCTCTCGCCACCCTGATATACAGACCCAACTAGATCGTCCTAGCACTACATTAAATCCTCCAGACTCCATTCGGCCCCCTGATCCTCCTTCAGTCTATAAGAGGCCGGCTTACTATTCATCTAAAGCTGTGCTTGGATCTCCTAAACCTTTGAAACCATCCTTCAGCAGCCTCTTTGCAGGCCCCATCAGCCAGAAATCTCCCCAACCTCCCACACAGACCCAACCAGATTCCCCTAGCGCTATATTTGGTCCTTCAGATTCTGCGCCTCATGCAGGCTGTAAAAGGCCGGCTTCGTATTATGTTACGTCTGTGCTTGAGCCCGAGAAGCCTGTGGAAAACCCCTTCTGCAGCCTTTTTGCAGGAATCATCAGCCAGACCACTCTCGACCCTCCCGCACACTCTCAAAACTCCCCAGGTTGTAAGGCACCAGCTTCTAACAAGCCCATGGAAAAACCCTTCCTTAGCCTCTTTGCAGGCCCCATCAGCCAGACAAACCTCCCAGACAGATGCAACCAAATCCCCCCAGAACTGCAATTGGTCCCCCAGACCCCACTCGGTCTTCTGAGCCTCTCCCAGTCTGCAGGAGACGGACATTCTCCGTTGAGGCTGTCAGTGAGTCCCAGAAGTCCATGGAAAAACCATTCCGTAGCCTCTTTGCCGGCCCCCTCACACAGACCTCCACTTCCGGCAAATCCAACACAGACCCAACCACATCCCCCTAGAAATTTCACTGGTTGTAATAGACCAGCTTCTGATTCAGTTGAGGCTATGCTTGAGACTCAGAAGCCAGTGGGAAAACCCATCAGCCAGACCACCCTCCCTGACCCTCCAACACAGACCCGGCCTTATCCCCCAATAGTTGAGCCTAAACCGGAGGTGCCAGACCCAACACCGCTCACCG CCATCCACAACCCATTCTGTTCTGAGGACCCTCTTCCTACGCCTGAGCCCATGCCGCCATGA
- the LOC135538808 gene encoding group XIIB secretory phospholipase A2-like protein isoform X2, giving the protein MTHWASLALLLVLGLSIQGTLSQDAEEPAPVDPSQAPVDPSQAEDEDEWGLNSVRGGFEAVNGYFDSMLELMGGRDGVCQYRCRYGKAALPRPDYQMQEPNGCSSYFLGLPVDLGIPAMTKCCNQLDMCYDTCGSNKYRCDSKFRWCLHSICSDLKKSLGFMSKVEACETVADTLFNTVWTLGCRPYMNSQREACLCEGEERDEL; this is encoded by the exons ATGACACACTGGGCCTCCCTTGCTCTCCTTCTGGTTTTGGGCCTCTCCATCCAGGGGACCCTCTCCCAGGACGCTGAGGAACCTGCACCAGTGGACCCAAGCCAGGCCCCTGTCGACCCCTCCCAGGCAGAGGATGAGGACGAGTGGGGACTGAACTCCGTTAGGGGAGGATTTGAAGCCGTCAATGGATACTTTGACTCCATGCTGGAGCTTATGGGCGGACGCGATGGAGTGTGCCAGTACCGCTGTCGATATG GTAAAGCTGCTCTTCCTCGCCCTGACTACCAGATGCAGGAGCCCAACGGATGCAGCTCCTACTTCCTAGGCCTTCCG GTTGATCTGGGTATCCCTGCCATGACTAAGTGCTGCAACCAGCTGGATATGTGTTACGACACCTGCGGCTCCAACAAGTACCGCTGCGACTCCAAGTTCCGCTGGTGTCTCCACAGCATCTGCTCTGACCTCAAGAAGAGCCTGGGCTTCATGTCAAAGGTCGAAG CCTGTGAGACGGTAGCTGACACCCTGTTCAACACAGTCTGGACTCTGGGCTGCAGGCCCTACATGAATAGCCAGAGGGAAGCCTGCCtctgtgaaggagaggagagggatgagctTTAA
- the LOC135538771 gene encoding mucin-2-like isoform X1, with protein sequence MGRRGTNQPRDFSNRGAGGSNRGGEWSNRGQGYDKRGGFLRRGDWSKRGTDRSLRGGRQFPNDVRLTLETLTGKGKKNMTKEFKDQNALEIDGRLICRHFLRGKCIKGDDCQLEHALDVNYSINEVCKFYVQGSCSKGESCIYMHKRFPLQVLPYLREVLPRRPVQALKRDKDIEELAKNDKSISMEEPVATKESATAEETKPGIDIFLNPLRPNFYNSSCPSEPHAEECTTVYQNEVSAEVVEKEIAPPTASVWSPDPPQNSGFKEPVSYSVEAVLGSHRPLDKPFRSFFAASISQTSQTQPDPPTTTLVPPDSSHPRDPPLNSICSKRNVPYSVEAVLGFQKPEEKPFTLSTQIQSDPPSTTLVSPDPISLSDPRLNKRQASYSVEAFSTAQKPVKNPFCSLFAGTISQTSTTPLIQNSANSPINTPGCKGLASYSVKAVLKSHKPVDNPVRSLVAGPITQFSRHPDIQTQLDRPSTTLNPPDSIRPPDPPSVYKRPAYYSSKAVLGSPKPLKPSFSSLFAGPISQKSPQPPTQTQPDSPSAIFGPSDSAPHAGCKRPASYYVTSVLEPEKPVENPFCSLFAGIISQTTLDPPAHSQNSPGCKAPASNKPMEKPFLSLFAGPISQTNLPDRCNQIPPELQLVPQTPLGLLSLSQSAGDGHSPLRLSVSPRSPWKNHSVASLPAPSHRPPLPANPTQTQPHPPRNFTGCNRPASDSVEAMLETQKPVGKPISQTTLPDPPTQTRPYPPIVEPKPEVPDPTPLTAIHNPFCSEDPLPTPEPMPP encoded by the exons ATGGGTAGACGCGGAACTAACCAGCCCAGAGACTTCTCCAACAGGGGCGCAGGTGGTTCCAACAGGGGCGGAGAGTGGAGCAATAGAGGCCAGGGCTATGACAAGAGGGGTGGTTTTCTCAGAAGAGGTGATTGGTCAAAGCGAGGCACTGACCGGTCACTTAGAGGTGGCCGACAGTTCCCAAATGATGTACGTTTAACACTG GAAACTTTGACTGGAAAGGGGAAGAAGAACATGACAAAGGAATTCAAAGACCAGAATGCTTTGGAGATTGACGGAAGGTTAATCTGTCGACATTTCCTCAGGGGAAAGTGCATAAAG GGTGATGACTGCCAGCTAGAACATGCTCTGGATGTCAACTACTCGATCAACGAAGTGTGTAAATTCTACGTCCAGGGATCCTGTTCGAAAGGAGAGAGCTGCATATACATGCACA AGAGGTTTCCCCTGCAAGTGCTTCCATACTTAAGAGAAGTGCTACCAAGGAGACCAGTGCAG GCATTGAAGAGGGACAAGGACATTGAGGAACTGGCTAAAAACGACAAGTCAATCAGCATGGAGGAGCCAGTGGCCACAAAGGAGTCGGCGACAGCTGAGGAGACAAAGCCTGGCATTGACATATTCCTGAATCCTCTTAG GCCAAACTTTTACAACAGCTCATGCCCCTCTGAGCCACATGCTGAGGAATGTACCACCGTGTATCAGAATGAAGTGTCAGCTGAGGTCGTGGAGAAAGAAATTGCCCCTCCTACAGCGTCCGTTTGGTCTCCTGATCCTCCCCAAAACTCTGGCTTTAAGGAACCGGTTTCTTATTCAGTTGAGGCTGTGCTTGGGTCCCATAGGCCCCTGGATAAACCCTTCCGGAGCTTCTTTGCAGCCTCTATCAGCCAGACCTCACAGACCCAACCAGATCCCCCCACAACTACATTAGTTCCTCCAGACTCTAGCCACCCTCGTGATCCACCCCTAAACTCTATATGCAGCAAGAGAAATGTTCCTTATTCAGTTGAAGCTGTGCTTGGATTCCAGAAGCCTGAAGAAAAACCCTTCACACTCTCCACACAGATCCAATCAGATCCCCCCAGCACTACATTAGTTTCTCCAGACCCAATTAGTTTGTCTGATCCTCGTCTAAATAAGAGGCAGGCTTCTTATTCAGTTGAGGCTTTCTCTACGGCCCAGAAGCCAGTGAAAAACCCCTTTTGCAGTCTCTTTGCAGGCACGATCAGCCAGACCTCCACTACACCTCTCATACAGAACTCTGCTAATTCACCCATCAACACCCCAGGATGTAAGGGACTAGCTTCGTATTCAGTTAAGGCTGTTCTAAAGTCCCACAAGCCTGTGGATAACCCCGTCCGCAGCCTCGTTGCAGGCCCCATCACCCAGTTCTCTCGCCACCCTGATATACAGACCCAACTAGATCGTCCTAGCACTACATTAAATCCTCCAGACTCCATTCGGCCCCCTGATCCTCCTTCAGTCTATAAGAGGCCGGCTTACTATTCATCTAAAGCTGTGCTTGGATCTCCTAAACCTTTGAAACCATCCTTCAGCAGCCTCTTTGCAGGCCCCATCAGCCAGAAATCTCCCCAACCTCCCACACAGACCCAACCAGATTCCCCTAGCGCTATATTTGGTCCTTCAGATTCTGCGCCTCATGCAGGCTGTAAAAGGCCGGCTTCGTATTATGTTACGTCTGTGCTTGAGCCCGAGAAGCCTGTGGAAAACCCCTTCTGCAGCCTTTTTGCAGGAATCATCAGCCAGACCACTCTCGACCCTCCCGCACACTCTCAAAACTCCCCAGGTTGTAAGGCACCAGCTTCTAACAAGCCCATGGAAAAACCCTTCCTTAGCCTCTTTGCAGGCCCCATCAGCCAGACAAACCTCCCAGACAGATGCAACCAAATCCCCCCAGAACTGCAATTGGTCCCCCAGACCCCACTCGGTCTTCTGAGCCTCTCCCAGTCTGCAGGAGACGGACATTCTCCGTTGAGGCTGTCAGTGAGTCCCAGAAGTCCATGGAAAAACCATTCCGTAGCCTCTTTGCCGGCCCCCTCACACAGACCTCCACTTCCGGCAAATCCAACACAGACCCAACCACATCCCCCTAGAAATTTCACTGGTTGTAATAGACCAGCTTCTGATTCAGTTGAGGCTATGCTTGAGACTCAGAAGCCAGTGGGAAAACCCATCAGCCAGACCACCCTCCCTGACCCTCCAACACAGACCCGGCCTTATCCCCCAATAGTTGAGCCTAAACCGGAGGTGCCAGACCCAACACCGCTCACCG CCATCCACAACCCATTCTGTTCTGAGGACCCTCTTCCTACGCCTGAGCCCATGCCGCCATGA
- the LOC135538771 gene encoding mucin-2-like isoform X2 has protein sequence MGRRGTNQPRDFSNRGAGGSNRGGEWSNRGQGYDKRGGFLRRGDWSKRGTDRSLRGGRQFPNDETLTGKGKKNMTKEFKDQNALEIDGRLICRHFLRGKCIKGDDCQLEHALDVNYSINEVCKFYVQGSCSKGESCIYMHKRFPLQVLPYLREVLPRRPVQALKRDKDIEELAKNDKSISMEEPVATKESATAEETKPGIDIFLNPLRPNFYNSSCPSEPHAEECTTVYQNEVSAEVVEKEIAPPTASVWSPDPPQNSGFKEPVSYSVEAVLGSHRPLDKPFRSFFAASISQTSQTQPDPPTTTLVPPDSSHPRDPPLNSICSKRNVPYSVEAVLGFQKPEEKPFTLSTQIQSDPPSTTLVSPDPISLSDPRLNKRQASYSVEAFSTAQKPVKNPFCSLFAGTISQTSTTPLIQNSANSPINTPGCKGLASYSVKAVLKSHKPVDNPVRSLVAGPITQFSRHPDIQTQLDRPSTTLNPPDSIRPPDPPSVYKRPAYYSSKAVLGSPKPLKPSFSSLFAGPISQKSPQPPTQTQPDSPSAIFGPSDSAPHAGCKRPASYYVTSVLEPEKPVENPFCSLFAGIISQTTLDPPAHSQNSPGCKAPASNKPMEKPFLSLFAGPISQTNLPDRCNQIPPELQLVPQTPLGLLSLSQSAGDGHSPLRLSVSPRSPWKNHSVASLPAPSHRPPLPANPTQTQPHPPRNFTGCNRPASDSVEAMLETQKPVGKPISQTTLPDPPTQTRPYPPIVEPKPEVPDPTPLTAIHNPFCSEDPLPTPEPMPP, from the exons ATGGGTAGACGCGGAACTAACCAGCCCAGAGACTTCTCCAACAGGGGCGCAGGTGGTTCCAACAGGGGCGGAGAGTGGAGCAATAGAGGCCAGGGCTATGACAAGAGGGGTGGTTTTCTCAGAAGAGGTGATTGGTCAAAGCGAGGCACTGACCGGTCACTTAGAGGTGGCCGACAGTTCCCAAATGAT GAAACTTTGACTGGAAAGGGGAAGAAGAACATGACAAAGGAATTCAAAGACCAGAATGCTTTGGAGATTGACGGAAGGTTAATCTGTCGACATTTCCTCAGGGGAAAGTGCATAAAG GGTGATGACTGCCAGCTAGAACATGCTCTGGATGTCAACTACTCGATCAACGAAGTGTGTAAATTCTACGTCCAGGGATCCTGTTCGAAAGGAGAGAGCTGCATATACATGCACA AGAGGTTTCCCCTGCAAGTGCTTCCATACTTAAGAGAAGTGCTACCAAGGAGACCAGTGCAG GCATTGAAGAGGGACAAGGACATTGAGGAACTGGCTAAAAACGACAAGTCAATCAGCATGGAGGAGCCAGTGGCCACAAAGGAGTCGGCGACAGCTGAGGAGACAAAGCCTGGCATTGACATATTCCTGAATCCTCTTAG GCCAAACTTTTACAACAGCTCATGCCCCTCTGAGCCACATGCTGAGGAATGTACCACCGTGTATCAGAATGAAGTGTCAGCTGAGGTCGTGGAGAAAGAAATTGCCCCTCCTACAGCGTCCGTTTGGTCTCCTGATCCTCCCCAAAACTCTGGCTTTAAGGAACCGGTTTCTTATTCAGTTGAGGCTGTGCTTGGGTCCCATAGGCCCCTGGATAAACCCTTCCGGAGCTTCTTTGCAGCCTCTATCAGCCAGACCTCACAGACCCAACCAGATCCCCCCACAACTACATTAGTTCCTCCAGACTCTAGCCACCCTCGTGATCCACCCCTAAACTCTATATGCAGCAAGAGAAATGTTCCTTATTCAGTTGAAGCTGTGCTTGGATTCCAGAAGCCTGAAGAAAAACCCTTCACACTCTCCACACAGATCCAATCAGATCCCCCCAGCACTACATTAGTTTCTCCAGACCCAATTAGTTTGTCTGATCCTCGTCTAAATAAGAGGCAGGCTTCTTATTCAGTTGAGGCTTTCTCTACGGCCCAGAAGCCAGTGAAAAACCCCTTTTGCAGTCTCTTTGCAGGCACGATCAGCCAGACCTCCACTACACCTCTCATACAGAACTCTGCTAATTCACCCATCAACACCCCAGGATGTAAGGGACTAGCTTCGTATTCAGTTAAGGCTGTTCTAAAGTCCCACAAGCCTGTGGATAACCCCGTCCGCAGCCTCGTTGCAGGCCCCATCACCCAGTTCTCTCGCCACCCTGATATACAGACCCAACTAGATCGTCCTAGCACTACATTAAATCCTCCAGACTCCATTCGGCCCCCTGATCCTCCTTCAGTCTATAAGAGGCCGGCTTACTATTCATCTAAAGCTGTGCTTGGATCTCCTAAACCTTTGAAACCATCCTTCAGCAGCCTCTTTGCAGGCCCCATCAGCCAGAAATCTCCCCAACCTCCCACACAGACCCAACCAGATTCCCCTAGCGCTATATTTGGTCCTTCAGATTCTGCGCCTCATGCAGGCTGTAAAAGGCCGGCTTCGTATTATGTTACGTCTGTGCTTGAGCCCGAGAAGCCTGTGGAAAACCCCTTCTGCAGCCTTTTTGCAGGAATCATCAGCCAGACCACTCTCGACCCTCCCGCACACTCTCAAAACTCCCCAGGTTGTAAGGCACCAGCTTCTAACAAGCCCATGGAAAAACCCTTCCTTAGCCTCTTTGCAGGCCCCATCAGCCAGACAAACCTCCCAGACAGATGCAACCAAATCCCCCCAGAACTGCAATTGGTCCCCCAGACCCCACTCGGTCTTCTGAGCCTCTCCCAGTCTGCAGGAGACGGACATTCTCCGTTGAGGCTGTCAGTGAGTCCCAGAAGTCCATGGAAAAACCATTCCGTAGCCTCTTTGCCGGCCCCCTCACACAGACCTCCACTTCCGGCAAATCCAACACAGACCCAACCACATCCCCCTAGAAATTTCACTGGTTGTAATAGACCAGCTTCTGATTCAGTTGAGGCTATGCTTGAGACTCAGAAGCCAGTGGGAAAACCCATCAGCCAGACCACCCTCCCTGACCCTCCAACACAGACCCGGCCTTATCCCCCAATAGTTGAGCCTAAACCGGAGGTGCCAGACCCAACACCGCTCACCG CCATCCACAACCCATTCTGTTCTGAGGACCCTCTTCCTACGCCTGAGCCCATGCCGCCATGA